One stretch of Nitrospirota bacterium DNA includes these proteins:
- a CDS encoding HEAT repeat domain-containing protein, translating into MSKETIETLVSELIHEEDWRRMRATAACLSGGPRAVQALVQVLETGSPALKAEAAAMLARVNDPLCGVPLVGLLRDEDEAVRKAGASALEHMAGVLDVTTASALTSLLYESKDDGIRVAASHLLGMIPNAIAPLSEMLTHPDPEAQIMAAKMLEHLLDPRSSDAFITAMGQPAIRDIAVRTLKKLTAIRERINEVFDALREIEELSEREEARMSTVINLLAIGRPSVEILIEYLEDDDWVIREAAADLLGKIGDVRAVEPLMERLRIDKDTGVKELAMKSLGLIGDARPAQLYIEAIPIRPLRVFAMEALAKVKDVEVLRPYKELFDRLRTDRDGLVAYNSGLIADKLEALDGTPVESQGGQDDDE; encoded by the coding sequence ATGTCTAAAGAAACGATTGAAACGCTGGTCTCCGAGCTCATCCATGAAGAGGACTGGCGTCGGATGCGCGCAACCGCGGCCTGTTTGTCGGGCGGACCCCGTGCGGTGCAGGCCTTGGTTCAGGTACTGGAGACCGGTTCGCCTGCGCTGAAAGCTGAAGCGGCGGCCATGCTGGCGCGTGTGAACGATCCTTTGTGCGGCGTGCCCTTGGTCGGTTTGCTCCGGGATGAGGATGAGGCCGTCCGCAAGGCCGGCGCCTCAGCGTTGGAACATATGGCGGGGGTGTTGGACGTGACGACTGCGTCGGCGTTGACCTCGCTGCTCTATGAGTCGAAGGATGATGGGATTCGCGTGGCGGCCTCGCACTTACTGGGGATGATCCCGAATGCGATCGCCCCGCTCAGCGAGATGCTGACCCATCCGGATCCGGAAGCGCAGATCATGGCTGCGAAGATGCTGGAGCATTTGCTCGATCCCCGTTCATCGGATGCCTTTATTACAGCCATGGGCCAGCCGGCTATTCGCGACATCGCGGTGCGGACGCTCAAGAAGTTGACGGCCATTCGTGAGCGCATCAACGAGGTCTTCGACGCGCTTCGCGAGATTGAGGAATTGAGCGAGCGGGAAGAGGCTCGCATGAGCACCGTGATCAATCTCCTGGCGATCGGGCGCCCTAGTGTGGAGATCTTGATCGAGTACCTGGAGGATGACGATTGGGTCATCCGTGAAGCCGCCGCCGACTTGCTGGGCAAGATCGGCGATGTGCGGGCCGTCGAGCCGCTGATGGAGCGGTTGCGGATCGATAAAGATACGGGCGTCAAAGAGCTGGCCATGAAATCCTTGGGCTTGATCGGCGATGCCAGGCCGGCCCAACTCTATATCGAGGCCATTCCCATTCGACCTCTCCGGGTCTTTGCCATGGAAGCCTTGGCCAAAGTAAAGGATGTGGAGGTGTTGCGGCCGTACAAGGAACTGTTCGATCGGTTGAGGACAGACCGGGACGGTCTCGTCGCATACAATTCCGGCTTGATCGCCGATAAACTGGAAGCGCTCGACGGGACGCCTGTCGAGAGTCAGGGAGGGCAGGACGACGATGAGTGA